The following proteins come from a genomic window of Bacteroidales bacterium:
- the rplI gene encoding 50S ribosomal protein L9 produces MEVILKEDVKNLGNKYDIVNVKPGYARNFLIPRGLAIEATPSAKKMVAEIIKQQAFKEEKIRKEAENIAEKINGATIIIKTKATSTGKIFGSVNNIQVADTIKEIFNIEIDRKKIELTPEVIKELGTYEASIRIHKNIIAKVIIQVEAEE; encoded by the coding sequence ATGGAAGTGATTTTGAAAGAAGACGTAAAAAATCTGGGTAATAAATACGATATTGTAAATGTCAAGCCTGGATATGCAAGAAACTTTCTTATCCCAAGAGGCTTAGCTATCGAAGCTACCCCTTCTGCTAAAAAAATGGTCGCTGAAATTATCAAACAGCAAGCCTTCAAAGAAGAAAAAATAAGAAAAGAAGCTGAAAATATTGCAGAAAAAATAAATGGAGCTACCATTATTATCAAAACTAAAGCTACATCTACAGGTAAAATTTTTGGTAGTGTAAACAATATTCAGGTAGCAGATACCATCAAGGAAATATTTAACATCGAAATTGATAGAAAAAAAATAGAATTAACTCCTGAAGTGATCAAGGAATTAGGCACTTACGAGGCTTCTATTCGCATTCACAAAAATATCATAGCTAAAGTAATCATTCAAGTAGAAGCTGAAGAATAA
- the rpsR gene encoding 30S ribosomal protein S18 yields the protein MAQKESEIRYLTPINIETKKKKYCRFKKAGIKYVDYKDPDFLLKFVNDQGKILPKRITGTSTKFQKKVARAIKRARHLALLPFVTDQLK from the coding sequence ATGGCACAAAAAGAAAGTGAAATCAGGTATCTGACACCAATTAACATAGAAACCAAAAAGAAAAAATATTGCCGTTTTAAGAAGGCTGGGATAAAATATGTTGATTATAAAGATCCAGATTTTTTGTTAAAATTTGTAAATGATCAGGGGAAAATATTACCAAAGCGAATTACTGGTACCTCAACCAAATTTCAGAAAAAAGTGGCTAGAGCTATTAAAAGAGCACGTCACTTGGCACTTCTACCATTTGTCACTGATCAATTAAAATAA
- the rpsF gene encoding 30S ribosomal protein S6, which produces MTRRYETVFIMTPVLSEDQAKETVNKFKRFLEDRNARIIYEEDWGLRKLAYPIKKKTTGFYHLIEFESDPGIIGELELNYKRDERILRYLTVHLDKYGIEYAEKRRKLKSEQKSTSNTTNSSTI; this is translated from the coding sequence ATGACACGACGTTATGAAACCGTTTTCATTATGACTCCCGTTTTGTCTGAGGACCAGGCAAAGGAAACGGTTAATAAATTTAAAAGATTTCTCGAAGATCGTAACGCCCGAATTATTTACGAAGAAGACTGGGGCCTTCGAAAGTTAGCATACCCTATCAAAAAGAAAACAACGGGTTTTTATCATTTAATTGAATTTGAAAGTGATCCTGGTATCATTGGAGAATTAGAGTTAAACTACAAGCGTGACGAAAGAATACTACGCTATCTTACTGTCCATCTAGATAAGTATGGTATTGAATATGCTGAAAAAAGAAGGAAATTAAAAAGTGAGCAAAAATCCACAAGTAATACAACAAATTCTTCAACCATTTAA
- a CDS encoding twin-arginine translocase TatA/TatE family subunit has translation MITLGVIGGQEILLILLIVLILFGGKKIPELMRGLGKGVREFKKARDGVESEIGNLTEDSEKQEKQL, from the coding sequence ATGATAACACTTGGTGTTATAGGTGGACAGGAAATTCTTCTCATATTGTTGATTGTGCTGATTTTGTTTGGAGGCAAAAAAATCCCAGAGCTTATGCGCGGTTTAGGTAAAGGGGTTAGAGAGTTTAAAAAGGCTAGGGATGGCGTTGAAAGTGAGATAGGGAATTTGACCGAGGATTCGGAAAAACAAGAAAAACAGCTATAA
- the tatC gene encoding twin-arginine translocase subunit TatC: MEERFSEHLVELRKRLIYMIISVVLTAVFVFLYPSFFVDHLLLGLLSQDFPTYRFLCWLGSALTLNDLCLQNPSFSLINTELSGQFRYHILISLVWGIILSFPFILYQLWLFIKPALYEHEIKAVRRSLSWMILFFVVGILFGYYILIPFTIQFLLHYQMSNQIQNMITIGSYFTTLGILLFWMGLSFEIPWLMYLLGRIGIVTFEGLKSYRAYIFVIILIIAGIITPTTDIFTQLLVGLPLYGLFELGLFLVRKNERKNLFQAKDEA, from the coding sequence ATGGAAGAGCGCTTTAGTGAGCATCTAGTTGAGTTAAGAAAGCGCCTTATTTATATGATCATATCGGTTGTTTTAACTGCAGTGTTTGTATTTTTGTATCCTTCTTTTTTTGTTGATCATTTGTTACTGGGTTTACTTTCTCAGGATTTCCCTACATATCGTTTTCTCTGTTGGTTAGGTAGTGCATTGACTTTAAATGATCTATGTTTACAGAATCCAAGTTTTTCCTTGATTAATACGGAGTTGTCTGGACAGTTCAGGTATCACATCCTTATTTCTCTCGTTTGGGGAATAATTTTATCGTTTCCATTTATCCTTTACCAGTTATGGCTATTTATTAAACCTGCTCTTTATGAACATGAAATAAAAGCGGTTAGACGATCACTTTCCTGGATGATATTGTTTTTTGTTGTAGGAATTTTATTTGGCTATTATATTCTAATACCTTTTACTATTCAATTTTTACTACATTATCAGATGAGCAATCAAATACAGAACATGATCACCATAGGGTCTTATTTTACTACATTGGGAATTCTTTTGTTTTGGATGGGACTAAGTTTTGAAATACCTTGGCTGATGTATTTGTTGGGGAGAATTGGGATTGTTACCTTTGAGGGGTTAAAATCATATCGTGCCTACATATTTGTTATTATTTTGATCATTGCAGGCATCATTACACCAACGACCGACATTTTTACACAATTATTGGTGGGATTACCTTTGTATGGGTTATTCGAACTAGGTTTGTTTTTGGTGAGAAAAAATGAAAGGAAAAATTTATTTCAGGCGAAGGACGAAGCCTGA
- a CDS encoding DUF4197 domain-containing protein, translating into MKTRILLLSMIILLVFPACDVLQQFTKQTNTPVILTESDIVQGLKEALKVGTNNAISFLGKTDGFLGNSLYKILFPPEVQKVETKLRELGFHQLIDNFIVAMNRGAENAVSKAGPIFVNAILSMTFEDAKNILKGPDNAATEYFRKKTSQQLSQLFKPEIKKALDEVHATKLWEDITTTYNKIPLVTPVQTDLPQYVTDKALQALFNVIAGEEKKIRTDPAARINDILRKVFNPNAIIR; encoded by the coding sequence ATGAAAACAAGAATACTTTTATTAAGCATGATAATTTTGTTGGTTTTCCCCGCATGCGATGTCTTACAGCAATTTACCAAACAAACCAACACACCTGTTATTCTTACAGAATCTGACATTGTCCAAGGATTGAAAGAAGCCCTAAAAGTTGGAACCAACAATGCCATCAGTTTTTTAGGAAAAACAGATGGTTTTTTAGGCAATTCCTTATATAAAATACTTTTTCCACCTGAAGTACAAAAGGTTGAAACCAAACTTCGAGAATTGGGGTTTCACCAACTTATTGATAATTTCATCGTTGCTATGAATCGCGGAGCCGAGAATGCTGTGAGTAAAGCTGGTCCTATTTTTGTTAATGCAATTCTCTCGATGACTTTTGAAGACGCTAAAAACATTTTGAAAGGACCAGATAATGCTGCAACAGAATATTTCCGCAAAAAAACCTCCCAACAGTTGTCTCAACTGTTCAAACCTGAAATTAAAAAGGCTCTTGACGAAGTTCATGCTACAAAACTTTGGGAAGATATCACTACGACTTATAATAAAATTCCACTTGTAACTCCAGTACAAACTGACCTACCCCAATATGTTACAGATAAAGCTTTGCAAGCATTGTTCAACGTCATTGCTGGGGAAGAGAAAAAAATAAGAACTGACCCTGCTGCTCGCATCAACGACATACTACGAAAAGTATTTAATCCTAATGCTATCATCAGGTAA
- a CDS encoding insulinase family protein — translation MKKFLFFWLFPVSILFWGQVQSQSRYHYVEYPNDPLKTRIYTLANGLKVYMTVYKDKPRIQTYIAVRAGSKNDPQETTGLAHYFEHMMFKGTVHFGTTDYLAEKKYIDQIDSLFEVYRTLQDDKQRKALYKKIDSISFIASKYAIPNEYDKLMNILGSDGTNAFTSYDMTVYVENIPSNQLENWAKIQADRMMNPVLRGFHTELETIYEEKNMTLTNDTRKAYEALLSGLFSKHPYGRSVIGSQDHIKNPSMRNIRWFHANYYVPNNMAIALSGDFDPDEAIRIIDKYFSQMKPVHSPPFISPEEEPIQQPIVKKVYGPDAENILIGFRLPGGITDEALKLSVLDMILSNSMAGLLDLNLVKQQKVLKAYSSAWIMKDYSVLMLGGSPKQGQTLDEVKDLLLEQIEKIKKGEFDDNLLPAILTNIKVSEIKKMQDNSERAMQFVEAFIYDVPWDQYIQKIDRMSRFTKKDIVEFAQKHFNNNYVVVYKLTGVDTTIKKIPKNKLTKLDMNRDAESVFLKEIKESKVPDIEPRFVDFNKDLTIAQLQQKVPIYYVKNKENELFTLYFVVEMGSNHDKYLPLVMEFVPFLGTHGISAEEVSKKLFSLGCEFSASASQDRAYIKLSGLQENFDEALSLIEKVIRQPQANKEDLSKFIDNTLKKRADAKKNMQTVFQKLAAFGMYGPKNPTTNILSEKELKKLSLQTIYQKLSQIFNYEHYIMYYGPEELDKLTNKLTTLHAIPSSFLKMPPKKNFEPLPTKENIIYFVNFESPQSMILLVSREEKGFNPELYPTIRLFNEYFGGNMNSVIFQEMREARALAYAAVAYIITPQKKDEYHFTLAFIATQYDKIETALDAFMELLSNMPQSEKSFTIAKEGLLKNIRANRITKDDILWEYIQAKDLGLDYDIEKTTFEKVPSLTLQDLVNFQNTHLKDNKYTIMIIGNKKDMPMDVLKKYGKVKEVDLKTIFGY, via the coding sequence ATGAAAAAGTTTTTGTTTTTTTGGCTTTTCCCTGTATCAATCCTTTTTTGGGGTCAAGTTCAATCCCAGAGCAGATACCACTATGTAGAATATCCCAATGACCCCCTGAAAACTCGCATTTATACGTTAGCCAATGGCCTCAAAGTATACATGACTGTTTATAAAGACAAACCTCGTATTCAAACTTATATTGCTGTGAGGGCTGGCAGCAAAAATGACCCACAAGAAACTACAGGACTTGCTCACTATTTTGAACACATGATGTTCAAGGGAACAGTCCATTTCGGAACAACTGATTATTTAGCAGAAAAGAAATACATAGACCAAATAGACTCCTTATTTGAAGTTTATCGAACTTTGCAAGACGATAAGCAACGTAAGGCACTTTACAAAAAAATTGATTCCATTTCATTTATTGCTTCTAAATATGCTATCCCTAATGAATACGATAAATTAATGAACATTCTAGGATCTGACGGCACCAACGCTTTCACTTCGTATGATATGACTGTATATGTAGAAAACATTCCATCAAATCAGCTTGAAAATTGGGCTAAAATTCAGGCGGATCGCATGATGAATCCGGTATTACGCGGTTTTCATACGGAGCTCGAAACCATTTATGAAGAAAAAAACATGACCCTTACTAACGATACAAGAAAAGCTTATGAAGCTTTGCTTTCAGGGCTTTTCAGTAAACATCCTTACGGGCGTTCTGTCATAGGATCACAGGATCATATAAAAAACCCCTCGATGCGTAATATTCGATGGTTTCATGCCAACTATTATGTTCCCAACAATATGGCCATTGCCCTTTCTGGGGATTTTGATCCAGATGAAGCTATCAGAATCATTGATAAATATTTTAGCCAAATGAAACCTGTTCATAGTCCTCCCTTTATTTCCCCAGAAGAAGAACCCATACAACAACCCATAGTGAAAAAAGTTTATGGACCAGATGCCGAAAATATTCTAATCGGTTTTCGCCTTCCAGGAGGAATTACCGATGAAGCATTAAAATTATCCGTCTTGGACATGATTCTTTCAAACAGCATGGCTGGTTTACTCGATTTAAACCTCGTCAAACAACAAAAAGTTCTCAAAGCTTATAGTTCAGCTTGGATCATGAAAGATTACTCCGTACTAATGCTTGGAGGTTCTCCGAAGCAAGGTCAAACATTAGACGAAGTCAAGGATCTACTTCTCGAGCAAATTGAAAAAATCAAAAAAGGTGAGTTTGACGATAATCTCTTACCTGCTATTTTGACTAACATAAAAGTTTCTGAAATTAAAAAAATGCAAGATAATTCTGAACGAGCCATGCAATTTGTAGAGGCTTTCATCTACGATGTTCCATGGGATCAATATATACAAAAAATTGATCGCATGAGCCGTTTTACTAAAAAAGACATTGTGGAATTTGCTCAGAAACATTTTAATAACAATTACGTTGTTGTTTACAAGCTAACTGGTGTTGATACCACCATTAAAAAGATTCCTAAAAACAAATTGACTAAGCTAGATATGAATAGAGATGCAGAATCGGTTTTTTTGAAAGAAATCAAAGAAAGCAAAGTTCCTGATATTGAGCCACGTTTTGTGGATTTTAATAAAGATCTAACCATTGCACAACTACAACAAAAAGTGCCTATTTATTATGTAAAAAATAAGGAAAACGAATTGTTTACTCTTTATTTTGTCGTTGAAATGGGGTCGAATCATGATAAATACTTACCTCTAGTTATGGAATTTGTACCATTTTTAGGCACCCATGGGATCAGTGCCGAAGAGGTAAGTAAAAAATTATTTTCTTTAGGATGTGAATTTTCAGCATCTGCTTCTCAAGATCGTGCTTATATTAAGCTAAGTGGGCTTCAGGAAAATTTTGATGAAGCTCTTTCACTTATTGAAAAAGTAATCCGTCAACCACAAGCTAACAAGGAAGATCTTTCAAAATTTATCGATAATACACTTAAGAAAAGAGCCGATGCTAAGAAAAATATGCAAACGGTTTTCCAAAAGCTTGCTGCATTTGGAATGTACGGACCAAAAAATCCAACTACAAATATTCTTTCCGAGAAGGAATTAAAAAAATTGTCTCTGCAAACTATTTACCAAAAGTTATCACAAATATTTAACTATGAACACTACATAATGTATTACGGACCCGAAGAATTAGATAAGCTGACTAACAAGCTCACTACTCTACATGCCATCCCTTCTAGTTTTCTTAAAATGCCACCCAAAAAGAACTTTGAACCCTTACCCACAAAAGAAAACATAATTTATTTCGTCAATTTTGAAAGTCCACAATCTATGATTTTACTCGTTTCTAGAGAAGAAAAAGGTTTTAATCCAGAACTTTATCCTACCATTCGATTATTCAATGAATATTTTGGTGGAAATATGAACTCAGTAATTTTCCAGGAAATGCGCGAGGCTCGAGCTCTAGCTTATGCCGCTGTTGCATATATTATTACTCCTCAAAAAAAGGATGAATATCACTTTACGCTAGCTTTCATTGCAACACAGTATGATAAAATTGAAACAGCCTTGGATGCTTTTATGGAACTTCTTTCCAACATGCCTCAATCAGAAAAATCATTTACCATAGCAAAAGAGGGATTACTTAAAAATATCCGTGCTAATCGCATTACCAAAGATGATATCCTCTGGGAATACATACAAGCAAAAGATCTAGGATTAGATTATGACATAGAGAAAACCACTTTCGAAAAAGTTCCATCTTTAACACTTCAAGATTTGGTCAACTTCCAGAATACTCACCTCAAAGATAACAAATACACCATTATGATCATTGGAAACAAAAAAGACATGCCCATGGATGTCTTGAAAAAATACGGGAAAGTTAAAGAAGTAGATCTTAAAACCATTTTTGGATATTAA
- the dnaX gene encoding DNA polymerase III subunit gamma/tau encodes MKNTFLVSARKYRPSTFKDVVGQDVIVQTLKNAILQNKVAQSFLFTGPRGVGKTTCARILAKTINCENITPEGEACNQCKSCLSFNQNISFNIYELDAASNNSVEDIRQLIEQVRIPPQEGKYKIYIIDEVHMLSTHAFNAFLKTLEEPPSYAKFILATTERHKILPTILSRCQVYHFKRISIPDMVRYLAYVAQQENIDAEEDALRLIASKSDGAMRDALSLFDQLVALSGNKLTLQVATESLFVLDEDYYFNFTSAFLQKDMVKALKLLNEILSRGFDGGHLLSGLISHVRYLLLARNPETLELIDELSPVQIQKYKEHTSQIPEPWLTETLNFLVKSEFDYRQSNIKPIFLENIILQLCFFLDKISPLEKNTSINNPEQNKNIVPPASPQGSQMYANPSYSKIDKNSNLNISFNASDIKISKIKQETTLIKNQHITPPKKLIPDHLEDLKKHLEKQFANDLELVEIFSDTNFLIENENTLTLEFPSSYKKASAEKYRINIAQIIRNYFNFPDLSVNFSLIHSLPHELQQDVIHSEIIKKNPEFPVFLENLSLKKEK; translated from the coding sequence ATGAAAAATACCTTTCTTGTTTCGGCAAGAAAATACAGACCTTCTACATTCAAAGATGTAGTAGGGCAGGATGTGATTGTACAGACATTAAAAAACGCTATTCTTCAAAATAAGGTTGCCCAATCTTTTCTTTTCACCGGTCCTAGGGGTGTTGGGAAGACGACATGTGCACGTATTTTAGCTAAAACCATCAATTGTGAAAATATAACCCCCGAAGGAGAAGCTTGCAATCAATGCAAATCGTGCCTATCCTTCAATCAAAACATTTCATTTAACATTTATGAATTAGATGCAGCTTCTAATAACTCTGTCGAAGACATCCGTCAACTCATTGAACAAGTTCGTATTCCTCCCCAGGAAGGAAAGTATAAGATCTACATCATCGACGAAGTACACATGCTTAGTACTCATGCTTTTAATGCTTTTCTGAAGACTCTCGAAGAACCACCTAGCTATGCCAAGTTCATTTTAGCTACTACAGAACGTCATAAGATTCTTCCGACCATACTTTCTCGATGTCAGGTATATCATTTTAAACGTATCAGCATACCTGATATGGTACGCTATCTGGCTTATGTTGCTCAACAAGAGAATATCGATGCAGAAGAAGATGCTTTACGACTGATAGCTTCCAAATCTGATGGTGCTATGCGAGACGCATTATCATTATTTGATCAACTTGTAGCACTATCGGGCAATAAACTTACTTTGCAGGTTGCCACAGAATCATTGTTTGTGCTGGATGAAGATTATTATTTCAATTTCACCTCAGCTTTTTTACAAAAAGACATGGTTAAAGCCCTGAAATTGCTTAACGAAATCTTATCCCGAGGTTTCGATGGTGGTCATTTACTCTCCGGACTTATTTCTCACGTGCGATATTTATTGCTTGCTAGAAATCCTGAAACACTTGAGTTAATTGATGAATTAAGCCCAGTACAGATACAGAAATACAAAGAACATACATCTCAGATTCCCGAACCATGGCTAACAGAAACTTTAAATTTTCTTGTTAAATCTGAATTTGATTATCGTCAAAGTAACATTAAGCCAATTTTTCTTGAAAACATTATCCTTCAATTATGTTTTTTTTTAGACAAAATTTCTCCGCTCGAGAAAAACACTTCCATTAATAATCCCGAACAAAACAAAAATATAGTTCCACCAGCATCCCCTCAAGGAAGCCAGATGTATGCAAACCCATCATATTCCAAAATCGATAAGAATTCCAACTTGAATATAAGTTTTAATGCTTCAGATATTAAAATATCAAAAATTAAACAAGAGACTACTCTCATTAAAAATCAACATATCACTCCTCCCAAAAAACTCATTCCTGACCATCTTGAAGACCTGAAAAAACATCTTGAAAAACAGTTTGCCAATGATCTTGAATTGGTTGAAATATTTTCAGACACAAACTTTCTCATTGAAAATGAAAACACTTTAACACTGGAATTTCCTAGCAGCTATAAAAAAGCAAGTGCTGAAAAGTATCGTATAAACATAGCTCAGATTATTCGCAATTACTTTAATTTTCCGGATCTTTCGGTTAATTTTAGCCTAATTCATTCATTACCTCATGAATTACAACAAGATGTTATTCATTCTGAAATTATTAAAAAAAATCCCGAATTCCCTGTTTTTTTGGAAAATTTATCTTTGAAAAAAGAAAAATAA
- a CDS encoding AbgT family transporter — protein sequence MKQSSFPHTYVIVFILLILAGILTFILPGGIFEKQVVLVNNVERTIVVPESFHHVDAQPQGWGIFLAIFEGFVQRADIIAFILIIGASFYMINQTKAIDIGLFKLISWLKKWEERRRAGWVDELLLILLMLVFSLFGAVFGMSEETIAFVPIFVPLALRLGYDSLTGVALCFVAATLGFTGAFLNPFTIGVAQGIAQLPLFSGLEYRLLLFAIINIFGFIFILSYTRRIKKNPVLSPMFELDETWRQNELQNSDVKEHRAKWHSWIVHLMVSTLGIYYACDMWIISDEDNAIAISIFTMLVFFYVLAGTWLLWKKSIEIFIFFQTLLSMILLVLGVIEYEWYIPELTTMFLLLGLVAAAAYGFKPNEMVQHFLAGAKDIFSAAFVVGMAAGIIIVLQKGQVVDTILYYLSGLLQGNELSATTGMYVVTTLFNFIMPSGSAKAALLMPLMAPLSDMVNVSRQVAVVAFQIGDGFTNMITPVSGVLLGVLTMARIPYHIWVKWVWKFILALVLLGWILILPAIYFSWPGF from the coding sequence ATGAAACAGTCTTCTTTTCCGCACACATACGTAATAGTATTCATATTGTTGATTTTAGCGGGAATACTTACGTTTATTTTACCTGGTGGAATTTTTGAAAAGCAGGTCGTGCTTGTAAACAATGTGGAGAGAACAATTGTTGTACCTGAATCTTTTCATCATGTCGATGCCCAGCCTCAAGGGTGGGGGATATTTCTTGCCATTTTCGAAGGTTTTGTTCAACGGGCTGATATTATTGCTTTTATTCTTATTATTGGAGCATCATTTTATATGATTAATCAGACAAAAGCCATAGATATAGGACTTTTCAAATTAATTTCTTGGTTGAAAAAATGGGAAGAACGAAGACGTGCTGGTTGGGTCGATGAACTTTTATTGATATTGCTTATGCTGGTTTTTAGCTTATTCGGTGCCGTATTTGGTATGAGTGAAGAGACTATTGCATTTGTACCTATTTTTGTACCCTTGGCACTAAGACTTGGTTATGATAGCTTGACAGGTGTGGCTCTTTGTTTTGTAGCAGCAACGCTTGGTTTCACTGGTGCTTTTCTAAACCCATTCACCATTGGAGTAGCTCAGGGAATTGCTCAATTGCCTCTTTTTAGTGGATTAGAATATCGCTTATTGTTGTTTGCCATTATAAATATATTTGGTTTTATTTTCATTCTCTCATATACGAGAAGAATTAAGAAAAATCCAGTTTTATCACCTATGTTTGAGCTAGATGAAACATGGCGCCAGAATGAGTTACAAAATTCAGATGTTAAAGAACATCGTGCTAAGTGGCATTCATGGATTGTGCATTTAATGGTTTCAACATTAGGCATTTATTATGCTTGCGATATGTGGATAATAAGTGATGAAGACAATGCTATAGCTATTTCGATTTTTACGATGCTGGTATTTTTTTACGTTTTAGCTGGAACGTGGTTGCTTTGGAAAAAGAGCATAGAAATATTTATTTTTTTTCAGACACTTTTAAGTATGATACTTTTAGTTTTAGGTGTTATTGAATATGAATGGTATATTCCTGAACTAACAACGATGTTTTTGCTTCTTGGACTGGTTGCTGCTGCAGCTTACGGGTTTAAACCAAATGAAATGGTTCAACATTTTTTGGCAGGGGCAAAGGATATTTTTTCGGCAGCTTTTGTCGTTGGCATGGCTGCTGGAATTATTATTGTTTTGCAAAAAGGTCAAGTGGTTGATACAATTTTGTATTACTTATCGGGGCTTTTACAAGGTAATGAATTAAGTGCTACGACGGGCATGTACGTAGTAACAACCTTATTTAATTTTATTATGCCGTCAGGATCAGCTAAAGCAGCTCTCCTTATGCCTCTGATGGCTCCTCTTTCAGATATGGTAAACGTTAGTCGGCAGGTGGCAGTGGTCGCTTTTCAAATAGGGGACGGTTTTACTAACATGATTACACCCGTGTCGGGGGTTTTACTTGGCGTACTTACAATGGCTAGAATCCCATATCACATCTGGGTGAAGTGGGTATGGAAATTTATTCTCGCTTTAGTTCTACTTGGGTGGATTTTAATTTTACCTGCCATTTATTTTTCATGGCCAGGTTTTTAA